The DNA sequence TAGGTTAATGACCTATCCGCATGCGCCTAACCTATCCACAACGTCACAACCTATCCACATCCAGCACGATCGCCCCATCGCCCCCGGCACACAGGGCAGCCACGGCCGTACCACGACTGCCTCACACCACCCACCAGTCGGGCGGCCACTCACCCCTGGCCCTGCCGCCACCCACCTGTGCCACAGCCACCTCCAGCCCGCAGGACTGACGCCCATCCAATCGGACAACAATGGGGGTTTTGCAGCATTAGGAACTCACTGCCGGCGTGTCGCCGGCGTGTCGGGGTTCTAATGGTGCCATTCCCCCAAGGAATGTCCGCTGGGCGGGACCGACAGCGCTCACGCACGCCCCGCCACAACCAACCGGCGGGCGAGTTGAGCGGGATGCTTCCCTGTTGCGGTGTCATCATCGCCCTTCCTATCCGTTCAACAAACAGGTGTACCCGGTGGGACGGCCTCCCCACCGGACACACGGACGTGGACTTTTCGTTCTCAGGAGTAGTCCTTCTGGAACTTCAGCTCCAGCTCCTCCAGCGAGTGGAACTTCGTCTCGGGGACGACCTTCCAGTAGAAGAGGAAGGACAGGAAGTTGATGGCCGCGAAGATCGCGTACGTGCCGGCGCCACCGACGGTCGCCATGAGCGGCGGGAAGATGACGGACACGAGGGCGTTGGCGAGCCACAGCGTGCCAACCGCGATGCCGAGGGCGGTGCCACGGATGGCGGCCGGGTAGATCTCGGAGACGAGAACCCAGGTCACGGTGCCGGACTGCTTGATGAACACGAAGAGGCAGACGATGCCGAGAACCAGCCACGGGGCGAAGTTCGGGGCACCGGAGATGTTGCCGTCAGCATCCAGGTAGGGGCTGATGAAGACCGCGAACACGGCGGAGAGGGCGGCCAGGGAGATCGTGATGCCGAGCTCCTGGTACATGCCGACGTGACGGCGGGCGAAGCGGGCGACGAGCCACAGGCCCACGGCGGAGCCGATCGCGGAGATACCGCCGGATACGACGTTGAGGGTAATGGCGTCTTCCATGGGAACGCCCGCGGCGTTGAGGATCTTCGGCGTGTAGTACATGGCCGTGTTGATGCCGGTCAGCTGGTCGGCGATACCCAGGACGATTCCGATGTAGAGCAGCTTGCGGGCCCACTTGACCTTGAGGATCTGGGACAGCGACCACTTCTCCTGCTTGGACTCGGCGCGCTGGACCTCGAGCATCTCGTTGAGCTCGCCCGCGACGTCGTCCTTCTTCTCGTCACGAACGCGCTTGAGGGAGCCGACGGCCTCGACGATGCGCAGGTTGGCGGCGTACCAGCGGGAGGACTCGGGCATCATGCGGATACCGATCCACAGGGCGATGGCGGGCAGAGAGCACAGGATGAGCATGTAGCGCCAGGTGAGGCCGTTACCAGCGCCGGAGACCTCGGCGATGTTGACGGCGGCCTGGACGGTCTCCCAGGCGACCGAGGAACCAGCATGGCCGAGCACGTTGCCAGAGGCATCGACGGCGTCGCCGGTCAGCGTGACGGTGGGGCCGCCCTGCAGGCGGGCGATGACGGCGTTCATGGAGAAGGCCATGAACTGGCCGAAAACGATCATCATCTGGTCGGTTGCGACGAGGACGCCGCGCAGTCGCTTGGGCGCGGTCTCTCCGAGGAAGACGGGAACCGTCGCGGAGGCACCACCAACGGCGAAGCCGAGGATGATGCGCGCCAGGTAGAGAACCCAGATGTTCGGGGCGATCGCACATCCGATGGCGCCGAAGAGGAAGACGATGGCCAGCAGGGTGATGTTGTGGCGACGACCAAAGCGGTCGGAGAGGCGACCACCGAAGAATGCGCCGGCGGCGGCACCGATGCACAGCAGGCCTCCGACCCAGCCTTCTTCGAAGGTGGTCATGTGCAGTCCGCCAGCATTGCCGGGCATGTACATGTAGGGCAGAGCGCCCGCGATCACGCCGGTGTCGTAGCCGAAGAGAAGCGAGCCTAGCGTCGCAACGGCAGCGATGGCACCCAGGGAGCGCTTCTTGCCGGAGGCCGGAGTACTCGCGACGAGGTCACGCACCCTATCGGGCGTGTAATCGTCAATCGTTGGAACGTTTGACATGTGATTCTCCTATTGCTTCTTCGTTGGAGCTGTGCGGATGAAGGGCGCTTCACCCTCGGTCGGCCTGGCGGCAGATCAAGTTCCAATCTCGAACCGAGAATATCTCGATCACGATCATGGAAGCGTTGGGATCTCGACGTTGAATGTTTGACAGCATCGTCCTTGCGTACCGACGGGCCGGGCGCTCCTCGACTATCCCCTTTCGACAGTCGTCAAACACTCAGCATGTCTCAGATTTGACCATACAAACACTCAATCGAACATCGAAACTATGCTGACTCACTTAGAGTCACGCGATTTGTAGCTCATTTGAAGCCGCCTACTTAAATACCTTTATTCTAACGAAGCTACATGAAGAGGAGGGGTGGACGCAGCGCGCCCACCCCTCCTCGGAACTTTGTCAAGCTCAGGCGTTCGTCGGGAAGTTCATGCCGACGTAGCCCACCTTCTCGCCACGCTTGGGCCAGCGGGTCGTGACAACCTTGGCCTTCGTGTAGAAGCGCACACCCTCGGGACCGTGGATGTGAGTGTCACCCAGCAGCGACTCCTTCCAGCCACCGAAGGAGTAGTAGGCGACCGGGACCGGGATCGGCACGTTGACGCCGACCATACCGGCCTCGACGTCAACAACAAAGTGGCGGGCGGTGTCGCCGTCGGAGGTGAAGATCGCGGAGCCGTTGCCAAACTCGGAGGAGTTGACGATCTCAATGGCCTCCTCATAGGTGTCGGCATGCACGACCACGAGGACCGGGCCGAAGACCTCTTCGCAATACACGCTCAGGTCGCGGTCCACATTGTCGATAATCGTGGGGGCCAGCCAGAAGCCGTCCGCATATTCCTCGCCCTCGGGGCAGTAGCCACGACCATCCAGCACGATGTTCGCACCCTTGGCCTCGGCCTCGTCGATCCACTTGGTGATGCGCTCCTGAGAGGAACGGGTAATGACCGGCCCCATCTCGGAGGCAGGGTCGGTGCCGGGGCCAACGACGATCTTCTCGGCGCGAGCCTTGATCGCGGGAACCAGCTTCTCCTCGACGCCGCCGACGGCGACGATGACGGGCAGAGCCATGCAGCGCTGGCCGGCCGCGCCAAACGCACCGGCGCTGATGTGCTGCGCGGCAAACTCAACATCCGCGTCGGGCATGACGATCGCGTGGTTGTTCGCGCCGCCCAGGGCCTGGACGCGCTTGCCGTGGGCCACGCCCGTGTCCTGCACGATGTGAGCGACCGGGGTGGAGCCGACAAAGGAGATGGCATCGATACCGGGGTGAGTGAGGATGTCGGTGACCAGGGTGCGGTCGCCGGCGATGACGTTGAACAGGCCGTCGGGCAGACCGGCCTCCTTGTAGAGACGGGCTATGATCAGCGAGGCAGAGGGGACGACCGAGGCAACCTTGAGAACGAAAGCGTTACCGGTGGCCAGGGCGACCGGATGCATCCACATGGGGACCATCGCCGGGAAGTTGAAGGGGCAGATACCAGCGACGACGCCGACGGGCTGTCGCAGGGTGTGCACGTCCACGCCGGTCGAGGCCTGGTCGGTGAACTCACCCTTGAGGGCAGCGTTGATGCCGCAGACAAAATCGATAGTCTCGCGACCGCGGGCGATCTCGCCGAGGGCGTCGCCGTGGGTCTTGCCACCCTCACGGACAATGGCGTCGGCGATCTCATCCTGATGCTCGATGACGAGCTGACGGAACTTGAACATGATGTCCACGCGCTTGGCCAGGGCGGTGCGACCCCATTCCTTCTGTGCATTGCGGGCGATCTCGACGACGTGGTCGAGGCAATGCTTGTCGGCCAGCGCCAGCTGGTCGACGACCTTGCCGGTGGCGGGATTCTCGACGCCGATAGTCTTCTCGCAGTGAGCGACATACTCTTCGCCGTTGACCCACATGTTGATTGTCATTGATTTACCTTTCTTCCCATTCATCCACGAATGGCGGAACAACTTTGTTCGGACAAATGGTAGCACGCGGGTAGGACCAATGTCGCGACAGACGCCCTAGCAGCGCACGGAGGAGCGCATTTGTCCCGACTATTGGACACCCGCGCCCGCCTGCTGGTGCCCCCAACACCGGCCTCGTCCCTGTTCTCCACATCCGAGCCTCGCCACGCAATCCTCATCCGAGCCTCGCCACGCACTCCTCATCCGAGCCTGGCCCGCGCACGCACACCCCTTAACACGCACGCAAACCCCTTAACACGCACGTGGGCAGGCCCGCCCACGTGCAGATCATCGGGTTAGCGTGCGGAACAAGGGGTTAACGCTCCACCTATCGGGTTAGCGTGCGCACGCGGACAGGCAGTCGCATCCACACATACTCACACACACCAGCACACAGCCACACCTGCACACACCAGCACACGCACCCACGCAAGCCGGACCCATACGGCCACCATGCGTCGCCACGGCCGTTGCCCCCAAGGCACGGGACACCCCACCCACACGGACCCCGCCCACACGGACCTCACCCGCGCAGACAAGACTCTACGCGGCTGACGCTCACGCGAACAGAAACGGGGTGACCCCGGATTTCTCCGGGGTCACCCCTCACGAACCACGCGCGTCACAGGTAGTGGCGCTGCGGCTTGCGATCGTTCTGGTAGTCCTCGTAGGCGCGCTGCGTGGACTCGAGCACGGACACCTCCGAGATCGCCACGTCCCACCAGGAGGATCCGGGCGGGTTGGGGCCCATCAGGTCGGTCTCAATGTGGATCATGGTCGCACGATCGGAGGCGGCGGCCGTCTTGTAGGCCTCCTTGAACTCCTCGATCGTGTGGACCTCGAGCACGTCAATGCCCCACGAGCGGGCGTTCGCAGCGATATCCACGCCCGCGATTGTGTCCGTATCCTCCAGGTGCGAACCCTGCCCGCGCTGGCGGTACTTCGTGCCGAAGCGCTGGGAGCCGCGCGACTCGGACAGGGCGCCGATCGAGGCGAAGCCGTAGTTCTGCAGCAGGACGTAGATGACCTTGATGCCCTCCTGGGCGACCGTGGCCAGCTCCATCGGAAGCATCTGATAGGTGCCATCGCCGACGATCGAAACGACCTCGGACTGTGGACGCGCCAGCTTGACGCCCATCGCGGCCGGAACCTCGTAGCCCATGCAGGAGAAGGCGTATTCGACGTGGTACTGGACGGGGGTCTTCGCCTGCCACAGGGCCTGTAGGTCGCCGGGCATCGAGCCGGCGGCGTTGATGACCACGTCCTCGTCACCCATGAGCTCATTGAGCGCGCCGAACACCTCGGTCTGGGCGGGCAGCGGCGCGTTGCCCACGTGGTAGCACTGCTCAACCTTGGCGGCCCATGCCTCACGCTCGGCGGCGATCTCGGCGGTGTAGGACTCGTCAACGCGGTAGTCGGCCAGCTCCTCGGTCAGTGCCGCGAGTGCCTCGCGGGCGTCGGCCACGACCATCTCCGCGCTCTGCTTGGCAGCGTCGAAGGGCGTGATGTTGATGTTGACGAAGGAGACGTCGGGGTTCTTGAACTGCGTCTTCGAGGCCGTCGTAAAGTCGGAGTAGCGCGTGCCCACGCCAATGATCAGGTCGGCCTTATCGGCCAGGTGATTACCCGAGTCGCCGCCGGTCGAACCGACACCGCCCACGGAGCAGGGGTGGTCGCAGTTGATGGCACCCTTACCGGCCTGCGTGTCGGCGACCGGGATGCCGGTCGCGGCCGCGAACGCACGCAGTTCCTCCGAGGCCTCGGAGTAGATGACACCTCCGCCGGCGATGATGAGGGGACGCTTGGCGTCGCGGATCTTGGCGACCGCACGCTCAATGGCGGCGCGCTCGGCCGGGGGACGGCGCACGTGCCACACGCGCTTGGAGAAGAACTCGACCGGCCAATCGTAGGCCTCGGCCTGGACGTCCTGGGGCAGAGCGATCGTCACAGCACCGGTCTCGGCCGGGTCGGTCAGGACGCGCATGCCGCTCAGCAGCGAGGGGATCAGCTGCTCGGGGCGGTTGATACGGTCGAAGAAACGCGACACGGGACGGAACGCGTCATTGACGGTGACGTCAAGCGAGGTCGGATCCTCGAGCTGCTGGAGGACCGGGTCCGGGAT is a window from the Schaalia odontolytica genome containing:
- the iolD gene encoding 3D-(3,5/4)-trihydroxycyclohexane-1,2-dione acylhydrolase (decyclizing) produces the protein MSKEAYKGTVRLTVAQAIIRFLSNQYTERDGVEHRLIAGAFGIFGHGNVAGIGQALLQNEIAPAEGENPMPYIMPRNEQGAIHAAAAFAKTTNRLQTWMTTASIGPGSLNMVTGAATATTNRLPVLIFPSDQFATRIPDPVLQQLEDPTSLDVTVNDAFRPVSRFFDRINRPEQLIPSLLSGMRVLTDPAETGAVTIALPQDVQAEAYDWPVEFFSKRVWHVRRPPAERAAIERAVAKIRDAKRPLIIAGGGVIYSEASEELRAFAAATGIPVADTQAGKGAINCDHPCSVGGVGSTGGDSGNHLADKADLIIGVGTRYSDFTTASKTQFKNPDVSFVNINITPFDAAKQSAEMVVADAREALAALTEELADYRVDESYTAEIAAEREAWAAKVEQCYHVGNAPLPAQTEVFGALNELMGDEDVVINAAGSMPGDLQALWQAKTPVQYHVEYAFSCMGYEVPAAMGVKLARPQSEVVSIVGDGTYQMLPMELATVAQEGIKVIYVLLQNYGFASIGALSESRGSQRFGTKYRQRGQGSHLEDTDTIAGVDIAANARSWGIDVLEVHTIEEFKEAYKTAAASDRATMIHIETDLMGPNPPGSSWWDVAISEVSVLESTQRAYEDYQNDRKPQRHYL
- a CDS encoding CoA-acylating methylmalonate-semialdehyde dehydrogenase, with the protein product MTINMWVNGEEYVAHCEKTIGVENPATGKVVDQLALADKHCLDHVVEIARNAQKEWGRTALAKRVDIMFKFRQLVIEHQDEIADAIVREGGKTHGDALGEIARGRETIDFVCGINAALKGEFTDQASTGVDVHTLRQPVGVVAGICPFNFPAMVPMWMHPVALATGNAFVLKVASVVPSASLIIARLYKEAGLPDGLFNVIAGDRTLVTDILTHPGIDAISFVGSTPVAHIVQDTGVAHGKRVQALGGANNHAIVMPDADVEFAAQHISAGAFGAAGQRCMALPVIVAVGGVEEKLVPAIKARAEKIVVGPGTDPASEMGPVITRSSQERITKWIDEAEAKGANIVLDGRGYCPEGEEYADGFWLAPTIIDNVDRDLSVYCEEVFGPVLVVVHADTYEEAIEIVNSSEFGNGSAIFTSDGDTARHFVVDVEAGMVGVNVPIPVPVAYYSFGGWKESLLGDTHIHGPEGVRFYTKAKVVTTRWPKRGEKVGYVGMNFPTNA
- a CDS encoding MFS transporter, with translation MSNVPTIDDYTPDRVRDLVASTPASGKKRSLGAIAAVATLGSLLFGYDTGVIAGALPYMYMPGNAGGLHMTTFEEGWVGGLLCIGAAAGAFFGGRLSDRFGRRHNITLLAIVFLFGAIGCAIAPNIWVLYLARIILGFAVGGASATVPVFLGETAPKRLRGVLVATDQMMIVFGQFMAFSMNAVIARLQGGPTVTLTGDAVDASGNVLGHAGSSVAWETVQAAVNIAEVSGAGNGLTWRYMLILCSLPAIALWIGIRMMPESSRWYAANLRIVEAVGSLKRVRDEKKDDVAGELNEMLEVQRAESKQEKWSLSQILKVKWARKLLYIGIVLGIADQLTGINTAMYYTPKILNAAGVPMEDAITLNVVSGGISAIGSAVGLWLVARFARRHVGMYQELGITISLAALSAVFAVFISPYLDADGNISGAPNFAPWLVLGIVCLFVFIKQSGTVTWVLVSEIYPAAIRGTALGIAVGTLWLANALVSVIFPPLMATVGGAGTYAIFAAINFLSFLFYWKVVPETKFHSLEELELKFQKDYS